In Vreelandella piezotolerans, one genomic interval encodes:
- a CDS encoding OmpH family outer membrane protein encodes MRKLTAAVCLLGAMTLPAYAAEVAVLDWRAALMNTQSAQSSLSQLEGQIGSQQREAEALGGELQQLQTRLQQEGETMSQSERESLIAELQQKGGRFEQLRREVLQAQQASEQQFLQGAEAKLEQAVEQVLERHNIDVLVEPQGVLHSSTDLPNVTNEVTQIFDSLN; translated from the coding sequence GTGCGTAAACTGACTGCTGCTGTGTGTCTATTAGGGGCGATGACCCTACCGGCGTATGCCGCTGAAGTTGCGGTACTGGACTGGCGTGCGGCGCTGATGAATACACAGTCGGCTCAATCTTCGCTGAGTCAGCTCGAAGGGCAAATCGGTAGCCAGCAGCGTGAAGCCGAGGCGCTGGGCGGCGAGTTACAGCAGTTGCAGACGCGTCTGCAGCAGGAAGGGGAGACCATGTCTCAATCGGAGCGCGAGTCGCTGATTGCCGAGCTGCAGCAGAAGGGCGGTCGCTTCGAGCAGCTGCGCCGTGAAGTGCTGCAAGCGCAACAGGCCTCCGAGCAGCAATTCTTGCAAGGGGCCGAAGCCAAACTGGAGCAGGCCGTCGAGCAAGTGCTCGAACGTCATAACATTGACGTCCTCGTAGAGCCGCAAGGTGTGCTGCACTCCTCGACGGATCTACCCAACGTGACCAACGAAGTCACCCAGATTTTCGATTCGCTGAACTAA
- the lpxD gene encoding UDP-3-O-(3-hydroxymyristoyl)glucosamine N-acyltransferase: protein MTHASYTLTLADIARHLGVDFEGDDHQPIRGLATLKEAASDQVAFLANRAYLKDLATTQAAAVLLHPEHGKNCPVPRLEMENPYLGYAKLSQLFDPLPARDVPGIHPTAMVADGVMLGDGVCVQANAVIEPGVVLGDRVVVGAGSVIGADCVIGDDTRLHANVTVCHGVVMGKRVILQSGCVIGGDGFGFAHDGAGWHKIAQLGGVVLGDDVEVGSCSSIDRGALGDTVIGNDVKIDSQVQIAHNVTIGDHSALAGCVGIAGSTKVGKHCMLGGGVGLSGHLTICDGVQVTGMSLVTNSIHEPGVYSSGTGAMSNTQWRKNAVRFKQLDDIAKRLARVEKSQRES, encoded by the coding sequence ATGACGCACGCTTCTTACACTCTCACCCTTGCGGACATCGCACGTCACCTCGGCGTTGATTTCGAAGGCGACGACCATCAGCCCATCCGCGGTTTGGCAACGCTCAAGGAAGCAGCGTCGGATCAGGTCGCGTTTCTTGCCAATCGCGCCTACTTGAAAGACTTGGCCACCACCCAGGCGGCGGCCGTGCTGCTGCACCCAGAGCATGGCAAGAACTGCCCGGTGCCGCGCTTGGAGATGGAGAACCCCTACTTGGGTTACGCCAAACTGTCGCAACTGTTCGATCCGTTACCGGCGCGAGACGTGCCGGGCATCCATCCCACCGCCATGGTCGCCGATGGCGTCATGCTGGGAGACGGTGTCTGCGTGCAAGCGAATGCAGTGATCGAGCCTGGCGTCGTGCTAGGAGATCGCGTGGTCGTTGGGGCAGGTAGCGTGATTGGCGCGGACTGCGTGATTGGCGATGACACGCGGCTGCACGCCAATGTGACCGTGTGTCACGGCGTCGTGATGGGCAAGCGCGTCATTCTACAAAGCGGCTGCGTGATTGGCGGCGACGGCTTCGGTTTTGCCCACGATGGGGCTGGCTGGCACAAGATTGCTCAGCTGGGCGGCGTGGTGCTCGGCGATGATGTGGAGGTCGGAAGCTGTTCCAGTATCGACCGAGGCGCGTTGGGCGATACCGTAATTGGCAACGATGTCAAAATCGACAGCCAAGTGCAGATTGCCCATAACGTCACCATTGGTGACCATAGCGCGCTAGCTGGCTGCGTCGGCATTGCAGGCTCTACCAAAGTGGGTAAGCACTGCATGTTGGGCGGCGGCGTGGGGCTCTCGGGCCACCTGACCATCTGCGATGGGGTGCAGGTCACAGGCATGAGTTTGGTCACCAACTCGATTCACGAACCGGGGGTGTACTCGTCGGGTACCGGTGCCATGAGCAACACCCAATGGCGCAAAAATGCAGTGCGCTTCAAGCAGCTCGACGATATCGCCAAGCGTTTGGCGCGGGTAGAAAAAAGCCAGCGTGAATCGTGA
- the fabZ gene encoding 3-hydroxyacyl-ACP dehydratase FabZ yields the protein MVMDINEIREYLPHRYPFLLVDRVTQLTVGETIVAYKNVSINEPFFNGHFPHHPIMPGVLVVEALAQVCGILGFKTVNKLPADGYVYYLVGSDNVRFKRPVMPGDQLTLEANVIRGKRGIWKFACRATVDGELACEAEIICAERKVA from the coding sequence ATGGTTATGGATATCAACGAAATTCGCGAATACTTGCCCCACCGCTACCCGTTCTTGCTGGTGGATCGAGTCACGCAGTTAACCGTGGGCGAAACCATCGTTGCGTACAAAAACGTGAGCATCAATGAGCCGTTCTTCAACGGCCATTTTCCTCACCATCCCATCATGCCCGGCGTACTGGTCGTTGAAGCGCTAGCACAGGTATGCGGTATCCTTGGGTTCAAGACGGTCAACAAGCTGCCGGCCGACGGCTATGTCTATTACCTCGTAGGCAGCGACAACGTACGCTTCAAGCGTCCTGTCATGCCAGGTGACCAGCTAACGCTCGAAGCCAACGTCATTCGCGGCAAACGGGGCATTTGGAAGTTTGCCTGCCGTGCCACTGTCGACGGCGAGCTGGCCTGCGAAGCGGAAATCATTTGTGCCGAGAGGAAGGTGGCTTGA
- the lpxA gene encoding acyl-ACP--UDP-N-acetylglucosamine O-acyltransferase, with amino-acid sequence MIHPTALVDPAARLADDVEVGPFSVIGADVTIGAGSVIGPHVVVKGPTILGERTRIFQFASVGEDCQDKKYAGEPTRLVMGDDNVIREGVTLHRGTVQDRSETTIGSRNLFMAYVHVGHDCVIGNDCILANQVTLAGHVTLGDHAILGGLSAVHQFCHFGEHAMAGGGSIITKDTPAYVMINGNPAEARGLNLVGLKRRGFSREAIAALTSAYKLVYRQGLTVEQAVSEMRSRFDLPEVTQFADSIERSTRGIVR; translated from the coding sequence TTGATACATCCTACTGCTTTGGTCGACCCAGCGGCACGGCTTGCCGATGACGTCGAGGTTGGCCCGTTTAGCGTGATTGGGGCAGACGTCACGATTGGCGCAGGTTCGGTCATTGGCCCCCATGTGGTGGTGAAAGGCCCCACGATACTGGGGGAGCGCACGCGTATCTTCCAGTTCGCCTCGGTGGGCGAAGACTGCCAGGACAAGAAATACGCGGGCGAACCAACGCGTCTCGTGATGGGTGACGATAACGTGATCCGAGAGGGGGTCACGCTGCATCGTGGTACCGTGCAAGACCGCAGCGAGACCACTATCGGCTCGCGCAATCTGTTTATGGCATACGTACATGTCGGCCATGACTGTGTCATTGGTAACGACTGCATCTTGGCCAACCAAGTGACCTTGGCGGGTCACGTGACGCTGGGCGATCACGCCATTTTGGGCGGCTTGTCCGCCGTGCATCAGTTCTGCCACTTTGGGGAGCACGCCATGGCGGGCGGCGGCTCGATCATTACCAAAGACACGCCTGCCTACGTCATGATCAATGGTAATCCCGCAGAGGCGCGTGGCTTGAACTTGGTCGGCTTGAAGCGCCGCGGGTTTAGCCGTGAAGCGATCGCTGCGCTGACCTCCGCTTACAAGCTGGTGTATCGTCAAGGCTTGACCGTCGAACAAGCAGTCAGCGAAATGCGCAGCCGCTTCGATCTGCCGGAAGTCACGCAGTTTGCAGACTCCATTGAGCGCTCGACCCGCGGTATCGTTCGCTAA
- the lpxB gene encoding lipid-A-disaccharide synthase has protein sequence MTLQRVYLVAGELSGDILGAGLMQALRARHPQVEFRGMGGPRMEAQGLKSRFPLETLSVMGLVEVLKHLPELIRVRRTLREEALAWQPDIMIGIDAPDFNIGLEKQLRAAGITTAHYVSPSVWAWRQGRMKKIANAVDAMLTLLPFEADFYHRHHVPVAFVGHPLADELPLENDREAARRALGLDPGAPVLALLPGSRRNEVRFMGATFLEAVTLLCQRHTELQVVIPAATAQRYTELGALLAGYPALAQRITLLEGQAREAMVASDAVLLTSGTAALEAMLCHRAMLVAYKMAPATHWLAKRLVKTQWISLPNLIAQESVVPELIQHAATPEAIAEQLDQRLSDAETRHALEARFASMHATLQRTASERAAQAITALVAGEPLEAKSDAD, from the coding sequence ATGACACTGCAGCGCGTATACCTTGTGGCAGGCGAACTCTCCGGCGATATCCTCGGTGCGGGACTGATGCAGGCGCTGCGCGCCCGCCATCCCCAGGTGGAGTTTCGCGGCATGGGCGGCCCTCGTATGGAGGCCCAAGGCTTGAAGAGCCGCTTTCCTCTCGAAACCCTTTCGGTGATGGGCTTGGTCGAGGTACTCAAGCACCTGCCCGAACTCATCCGTGTGCGCCGTACCCTGCGTGAAGAGGCGCTGGCTTGGCAGCCGGACATCATGATCGGCATCGACGCCCCCGACTTCAATATCGGCCTGGAGAAGCAACTTCGTGCCGCGGGTATCACGACGGCCCATTACGTGAGCCCCTCGGTATGGGCGTGGCGTCAGGGGCGTATGAAGAAAATCGCCAACGCGGTGGATGCCATGCTCACGCTGCTGCCTTTCGAGGCGGATTTCTACCATCGCCACCACGTTCCCGTGGCCTTCGTTGGTCATCCGTTGGCCGACGAACTGCCGCTGGAAAATGATCGCGAGGCGGCCCGCCGTGCGCTGGGCTTGGACCCGGGCGCACCGGTATTAGCGCTACTGCCCGGCTCTCGGCGGAACGAAGTTCGTTTCATGGGGGCCACCTTCTTGGAGGCGGTGACGCTGCTGTGCCAGCGCCACACGGAGTTGCAGGTGGTGATCCCTGCGGCCACCGCTCAGCGCTATACCGAGCTTGGCGCGCTGTTGGCAGGCTACCCCGCGTTGGCCCAGCGGATCACGCTGCTGGAGGGCCAAGCCCGCGAGGCGATGGTCGCCAGCGATGCGGTACTGCTGACCTCCGGTACGGCGGCGCTAGAGGCCATGCTGTGCCATCGCGCCATGCTGGTGGCGTATAAAATGGCACCCGCGACCCATTGGCTCGCCAAACGACTGGTGAAAACCCAGTGGATCTCGCTGCCGAATTTGATTGCTCAGGAGAGCGTGGTACCAGAGCTGATTCAGCACGCGGCGACGCCGGAGGCGATTGCCGAGCAGTTAGACCAGCGACTGAGCGATGCCGAGACGCGTCACGCACTAGAAGCGCGCTTTGCCTCGATGCATGCCACGTTGCAACGCACGGCCAGCGAGCGCGCCGCGCAGGCGATTACCGCTTTGGTTGCAGGCGAGCCGCTGGAGGCTAAATCGGATGCCGACTAA
- the rnhB gene encoding ribonuclease HII: protein MPTKPADFPPLVVEYAGDFLAGVDEVGRGPLVGSVVAAAVILDPKAPIVGLTDSKKLTARRRESLDVLIREHALAFAVAEASAEEVDSLNIYHATHLAMRRAVDALRPQAEYLLVDGNRLPGHALPGQAVVKGDARHPAIAAASILAKVARDAQMAELDLRYPEYGFARHKGYPTKEHLAALEAHGALAEHRKSFAPVQRQLALL from the coding sequence ATGCCGACTAAACCAGCCGACTTTCCACCGCTGGTGGTGGAGTATGCGGGGGATTTCCTGGCGGGGGTCGATGAAGTCGGTCGTGGGCCGTTGGTGGGGAGCGTCGTCGCCGCCGCCGTGATTCTTGACCCCAAGGCGCCCATCGTTGGGTTGACCGACTCCAAAAAGCTCACTGCCCGCAGGCGTGAGTCGTTGGATGTGCTCATTCGCGAGCATGCCCTCGCGTTTGCCGTGGCAGAGGCGAGCGCTGAAGAGGTCGACTCGCTCAATATCTATCATGCGACGCATCTGGCCATGCGGCGCGCGGTGGATGCCCTACGTCCCCAGGCCGAGTACTTGCTGGTGGATGGCAATCGGCTGCCGGGGCATGCGCTGCCGGGGCAGGCCGTGGTGAAGGGTGACGCTCGTCATCCCGCGATTGCCGCCGCCTCGATTCTGGCCAAGGTGGCGCGGGATGCGCAAATGGCCGAGCTGGATCTGCGCTATCCTGAATACGGGTTTGCCCGCCACAAAGGGTACCCCACCAAGGAACACTTGGCGGCGCTGGAAGCCCACGGTGCACTGGCCGAGCACCGGAAGAGCTTCGCGCCCGTACAGCGCCAGTTAGCGCTGCTGTAG
- the dnaE gene encoding DNA polymerase III subunit alpha: MTVPFVHLRLHSEYSLVDGLVKLKSLVSTTAERGMPALALTDEANLFGLVKFYKAAQGAGLKPIIGSDLWLSNPHDEAHPYRITLLAMNDVGYRNLTELISKGWTDGQRQGRAILDKQWVLAQSEGLIALSGGREGEIGRHLLSEHEREARQLLEEWQQAFPDRFYLELIRTGRPLEEACVHASVQLAIETGTPVVATNDVRFLEREDFWAHETRVAIGEGKALDDPRRERRYTEEQYLKSPDEMAALFADIPEALENSVMIAERCSVDVRLGEIFLPEFGIPEGMTQDEFFRKVSHDGLTERLDFLFPAEQYPRDSDTFREIDQRYRDRLEFELNVIIQMGFPGYFLIVMDFIQWAKDNNVPVGPGRGSGAGSLVAYAQKITDLDPIGYDLLFERFLNPERVSMPDFDVDFCMEKRDRVIEYVADRYGRNAVSQIVTFGTMAAKAVVRDVARAQGKPYSLGDKLSKLIPFEVGMTLAKAIEQEPALKEFIENDEEAEEIWEMALKLEGTTRGTGKHAGGVVIAPTKLTDFSPLLCDEDGAGLVVQFDKNDIEDAGLVKFDFLGLRTLTIIDWALEMVDKVRDANGQGPLNIDAIPLDDGKTFEMLKRAETTAVFQLESRGMKELIKRLLPDSLDDMIALVALFRPGPLQSGMVDDFINRKHGRAEVSYPHPDYQHDLLKPVLTPTYGIILYQEQVMQIAQVMAGYTLGQADMLRRAMGKKKPEEMAKQRAGFMEGCAANGIDKDLAGNIFDLVEKFAGYGFNKSHSAAYALVSYQTAWLKAHYPGPFMAAVMSTEMDNLDKVVPLIEECRHLKLTVTPPDVNVGGYKFTVDTDGRVVYGLGAIRGVGEGPIGAIVEARNADGPFKDLFDFCRRIDPKRMNKRTLEALIRSGALDNLGPNRAVLFAAMEDALKAAAQNHANQNLGMMDMFGDAFVAEEEASDVYAEYRHVREWTDRERLSGEKDTLGLYLTGHPIDEYERELKRFVSTRISDLKPSREPQRVAGLVVAMRTMKSKRGDTMAFITLDDRTGRIEASLFGELFEQLRGQIESDQVIIVEGEVSSDDFSGGLRLRGKDVTPMVTARVRYGQAVELALDAGQINGRLVESLRDSLTPFRDDTGLPVRLQYRHPDATAWLELAEEWKVAPSDDLLLALRDVQGQVGVQLRYR, from the coding sequence ATGACGGTTCCGTTCGTTCATCTTCGTTTGCACAGTGAATACTCTCTGGTCGATGGCTTGGTCAAACTCAAGTCACTGGTCAGCACGACCGCTGAGCGCGGGATGCCGGCGCTGGCGCTCACCGATGAAGCCAACCTGTTTGGTTTGGTCAAATTCTACAAAGCCGCCCAGGGCGCCGGGCTGAAGCCGATCATCGGTAGCGATCTCTGGCTCTCGAATCCCCATGATGAGGCGCACCCCTATCGCATCACGCTGTTGGCGATGAACGACGTGGGCTACCGTAACCTGACCGAACTGATCTCCAAAGGCTGGACCGACGGTCAGCGCCAGGGACGGGCGATCCTCGATAAACAGTGGGTATTGGCGCAGAGCGAAGGTCTGATTGCCCTGTCGGGCGGGCGTGAAGGCGAGATTGGCCGCCATCTGCTCTCCGAGCACGAGCGGGAAGCGCGCCAGCTGCTGGAAGAGTGGCAGCAGGCGTTTCCCGACCGCTTCTACCTGGAGCTCATCCGCACCGGCCGCCCTCTGGAAGAGGCCTGCGTACACGCTAGCGTTCAGTTGGCGATCGAGACCGGCACGCCGGTCGTCGCCACCAACGACGTGCGCTTTCTGGAGCGTGAGGATTTCTGGGCCCACGAAACCCGCGTCGCCATTGGTGAGGGTAAAGCCCTGGACGACCCGCGCCGCGAACGCCGCTATACCGAAGAGCAGTACCTCAAAAGCCCCGACGAGATGGCGGCGCTGTTTGCCGATATCCCCGAGGCGCTGGAAAACAGCGTGATGATCGCCGAGCGCTGCAGCGTCGATGTGCGTCTGGGAGAGATCTTCCTGCCCGAGTTCGGCATTCCCGAAGGCATGACCCAGGATGAGTTCTTTCGCAAGGTCTCCCACGATGGCCTAACGGAGCGGCTCGATTTTCTGTTTCCCGCCGAGCAGTACCCCAGAGACAGCGACACGTTTCGCGAGATCGACCAGCGCTATCGCGACCGGCTGGAGTTCGAGCTCAACGTCATCATTCAGATGGGCTTCCCCGGCTACTTCCTGATCGTGATGGACTTTATCCAGTGGGCCAAGGACAACAACGTACCGGTGGGGCCAGGGCGTGGCTCCGGTGCGGGTTCACTAGTGGCCTACGCGCAGAAGATCACCGACCTCGACCCCATCGGCTACGATCTGCTGTTCGAGCGCTTTCTTAACCCTGAGCGTGTGTCCATGCCCGACTTCGACGTCGACTTCTGCATGGAGAAGCGCGACCGGGTCATCGAGTACGTGGCCGACCGCTACGGTCGTAACGCGGTGTCCCAGATCGTCACCTTCGGCACCATGGCGGCCAAAGCCGTGGTGCGCGACGTGGCCCGTGCCCAGGGCAAGCCCTACTCGCTGGGTGACAAGCTCTCCAAGCTGATCCCGTTCGAAGTGGGCATGACGCTGGCCAAGGCCATCGAGCAGGAGCCCGCGCTCAAAGAGTTCATCGAGAATGACGAAGAGGCCGAAGAGATCTGGGAAATGGCCCTGAAACTCGAGGGCACCACGCGGGGTACCGGTAAACACGCAGGGGGGGTGGTGATCGCTCCCACCAAACTCACCGACTTTTCGCCCCTGCTATGCGATGAAGACGGCGCGGGCTTGGTGGTGCAGTTCGATAAGAACGATATCGAAGACGCCGGCCTGGTCAAATTCGACTTCCTGGGCTTGCGTACCCTCACCATCATCGATTGGGCGCTTGAGATGGTGGACAAGGTGCGTGACGCTAACGGCCAGGGACCGCTCAATATCGACGCCATTCCCCTGGACGACGGCAAAACCTTCGAGATGCTCAAGCGGGCAGAAACCACGGCGGTCTTCCAGTTGGAATCCCGCGGTATGAAGGAGCTAATCAAGCGCCTGCTGCCCGACTCCCTGGACGATATGATCGCCTTGGTAGCCCTGTTCCGCCCCGGTCCATTGCAGTCGGGCATGGTGGATGACTTCATCAACCGGAAACATGGCCGGGCGGAAGTCTCTTATCCACACCCGGATTATCAGCACGACCTGTTGAAACCGGTGTTGACGCCTACCTACGGCATCATTCTCTACCAAGAGCAGGTCATGCAGATCGCCCAGGTCATGGCGGGGTACACCCTCGGGCAGGCCGACATGCTGCGCCGTGCCATGGGTAAGAAAAAGCCCGAAGAGATGGCCAAGCAGCGGGCAGGTTTCATGGAAGGGTGTGCCGCCAACGGCATCGACAAAGACTTGGCGGGCAATATCTTCGACTTGGTGGAGAAGTTTGCCGGTTACGGTTTCAACAAGTCGCACTCGGCGGCCTACGCGCTGGTGTCTTATCAAACCGCATGGCTCAAAGCTCACTACCCAGGGCCCTTCATGGCGGCGGTGATGTCCACCGAGATGGACAACCTGGACAAAGTGGTGCCGCTGATCGAAGAGTGTCGTCACTTGAAGCTGACGGTGACGCCACCGGATGTCAACGTCGGTGGCTACAAGTTCACCGTGGATACCGATGGGCGGGTGGTGTACGGCTTGGGCGCGATACGTGGCGTCGGGGAAGGCCCGATTGGCGCGATTGTGGAAGCGCGAAACGCGGACGGACCGTTCAAGGATCTGTTCGACTTCTGCCGCCGCATCGATCCGAAACGGATGAACAAGCGTACCCTGGAAGCGCTGATACGCTCTGGCGCGTTGGATAACCTGGGGCCTAACCGGGCGGTGCTGTTCGCGGCGATGGAAGATGCACTGAAGGCGGCAGCGCAAAATCACGCCAACCAGAACCTGGGCATGATGGACATGTTTGGCGATGCCTTCGTCGCCGAAGAAGAGGCCAGCGATGTTTACGCCGAGTATCGTCATGTGCGCGAATGGACGGACCGTGAGCGGCTCTCTGGTGAAAAAGACACCCTGGGGCTCTACCTGACCGGGCACCCCATCGACGAGTACGAACGCGAACTCAAGCGCTTCGTGTCGACGCGTATCAGCGATTTGAAACCCTCTCGGGAACCGCAGCGGGTAGCGGGTTTGGTGGTCGCCATGCGCACCATGAAGTCCAAACGTGGCGATACCATGGCATTCATCACCCTGGACGACCGCACCGGACGTATCGAAGCGTCGCTGTTTGGCGAACTTTTCGAGCAGCTACGCGGCCAAATCGAGTCGGATCAAGTGATCATCGTGGAGGGCGAAGTCTCCAGCGACGACTTTTCCGGTGGCCTACGGCTGCGCGGCAAAGACGTGACGCCGATGGTCACGGCCCGCGTGCGCTACGGCCAAGCCGTAGAGCTGGCGCTGGATGCCGGACAGATCAATGGCCGATTGGTCGAGAGCCTGCGAGATAGCTTGACCCCTTTTCGGGATGACACCGGACTCCCCGTGCGGTTGCAGTACCGCCATCCAGACGCGACCGCTTGGCTGGAGCTGGCCGAGGAGTGGAAGGTTGCGCCGAGCGATGATCTGCTGCTTGCGCTGCGTGATGTGCAAGGGCAGGTAGGCGTCCAGTTACGCTACCGTTAA
- the accA gene encoding acetyl-CoA carboxylase carboxyl transferase subunit alpha — protein sequence MNPNYLDFEQPVAELQAKIEELRLVSSDSQVNLSDEISRLEEKSRKLTESIFKDLTPWQVSQLSRHPQRPYTLDYLAHIFTDFDELHGDRNFADDAALVGGVARLNDAPVMVIGHQKGRDVKEKVRRNFGMPRPEGYRKACRLMEMAERFKMPILTFIDTPGAYPGIDAEERGQSEAIAYNLAVMSRLKTPIVSTVVGEGGSGGALAIGVCDELHMLQYSTYSVISPEGCASILWKSAEKASDAAQAMGITAERLKELGFVDSLIKEPLGGAHRHPIDTAARVKEALSASLERLQALDSDALLERRYARLMSYGAPAA from the coding sequence ATGAATCCTAACTATCTCGATTTTGAACAGCCCGTTGCCGAACTCCAGGCAAAAATTGAGGAGCTGCGTTTGGTGAGTTCTGACAGCCAAGTGAATCTCTCCGATGAGATTTCACGGCTGGAGGAGAAGAGCCGCAAGTTAACGGAATCCATCTTCAAAGACCTGACACCGTGGCAGGTGTCGCAGCTCTCGCGGCACCCCCAGCGTCCTTACACGCTGGACTACCTAGCGCACATCTTCACCGATTTCGACGAGCTGCACGGCGACCGTAACTTTGCCGACGATGCCGCTTTGGTCGGCGGGGTCGCCCGTTTGAACGACGCCCCGGTCATGGTGATTGGGCATCAGAAAGGTCGCGACGTGAAAGAGAAAGTGCGCCGTAATTTCGGCATGCCGCGTCCGGAAGGCTATCGCAAGGCCTGCCGTCTGATGGAGATGGCCGAGCGTTTCAAGATGCCGATCCTGACGTTCATCGACACCCCAGGGGCCTACCCGGGTATCGACGCCGAAGAGCGCGGCCAGTCGGAAGCGATTGCTTATAACTTGGCGGTCATGTCACGTTTGAAGACGCCGATCGTCTCCACCGTGGTAGGCGAGGGTGGCTCCGGTGGAGCGCTGGCGATCGGTGTGTGCGACGAGTTGCACATGCTGCAGTACTCGACCTACTCGGTGATTTCTCCGGAAGGCTGCGCCTCCATTTTGTGGAAGAGCGCCGAGAAAGCCTCCGACGCGGCTCAGGCCATGGGCATTACGGCCGAGCGTTTGAAGGAGCTGGGCTTCGTGGACTCGTTGATCAAAGAGCCGCTGGGCGGCGCTCATCGTCACCCGATCGATACCGCAGCGCGGGTTAAAGAAGCGCTGTCGGCCAGCCTCGAACGCCTGCAGGCGCTGGATAGCGACGCCCTGCTAGAGCGCCGCTATGCGCGGCTGATGAGCTATGGCGCCCCAGCCGCCTAA
- the tilS gene encoding tRNA lysidine(34) synthetase TilS — MAPQPPKRLLGLLEDALAETPPGRCVWVALSGGLDSSLLLALAAEVCRGSGNRLRALHVNHGLQAASNDFESHCQRLCQRLSVPLTIERVAVDVKGDGVEAAARRARYAAFALHVPAGDTLWLAQHQDDQAETLLLAALRGSGIRGLAGMPFRREWQGITLLRPWLGVTRQTLADTAHALSLDWCEDPSNRDIAFDRNRLRHEILPTLTQRWPGAVRSLAQSAGLAGEADTLLASYAADELAGLTLAPGCLDASALMALPLPRQRLLVRTLCQQCGLPTPPQARLTSLLGQLSAAQDAQVLVEWSGAQARVWRRRLYLMAPLVALPNWQTPWNGAPGVSTPLGPLQLRLSVDGDRTAPVVLRWRQGGEMLDLPGRGRRDLKRWLQERALPPWERRRLVIVMAGERCLGVLQPPAKVLWQAEGVTFEHEP, encoded by the coding sequence ATGGCGCCCCAGCCGCCTAAACGGCTGTTAGGCCTGCTCGAAGACGCCCTGGCGGAGACCCCGCCAGGGCGTTGCGTTTGGGTTGCCCTCTCCGGCGGCTTGGACTCCTCGTTGCTGCTGGCGCTGGCTGCCGAGGTGTGTCGCGGCAGCGGCAATAGACTGCGCGCGTTGCACGTCAATCACGGTCTTCAAGCCGCCTCCAATGACTTCGAAAGCCACTGTCAGCGGCTGTGCCAGCGCCTGAGCGTCCCACTCACCATCGAGCGTGTGGCCGTGGACGTCAAGGGAGACGGTGTGGAAGCCGCCGCCCGGCGTGCCCGCTACGCGGCCTTTGCGCTGCATGTGCCTGCGGGTGACACCCTATGGCTGGCGCAGCACCAGGACGATCAGGCAGAAACGCTGCTGCTGGCAGCGTTGCGGGGTAGCGGCATTCGTGGGCTGGCAGGCATGCCATTTCGACGGGAGTGGCAGGGCATCACGCTGCTGCGCCCGTGGCTTGGCGTCACGCGTCAAACCCTGGCCGATACGGCCCACGCGCTGTCGCTTGATTGGTGTGAAGACCCCAGCAATCGCGATATAGCATTCGATCGCAACCGCTTGCGCCATGAGATCCTGCCAACGCTGACTCAGCGCTGGCCAGGGGCGGTGCGCTCCCTGGCCCAAAGTGCAGGCTTGGCTGGTGAGGCCGATACGCTGCTCGCCAGCTACGCTGCCGATGAGCTGGCCGGACTCACGTTAGCGCCGGGCTGTCTCGACGCGTCGGCACTGATGGCGCTGCCACTACCCCGCCAGCGCCTGCTGGTGCGCACACTCTGCCAGCAATGCGGGCTGCCGACGCCTCCCCAGGCACGCTTGACCAGCCTGCTCGGCCAGCTCAGCGCTGCCCAGGATGCCCAGGTGCTCGTCGAGTGGTCCGGTGCCCAGGCGCGGGTATGGCGGCGCAGGCTGTATCTGATGGCGCCATTGGTTGCGCTGCCAAATTGGCAAACGCCGTGGAACGGCGCTCCGGGGGTTTCAACGCCACTGGGGCCGCTGCAGCTGCGCTTGAGCGTCGATGGCGACCGCACCGCCCCCGTTGTGCTGCGCTGGCGACAGGGCGGCGAGATGCTCGACCTGCCTGGGCGCGGTCGGCGTGATCTCAAACGCTGGCTGCAAGAGAGGGCGCTACCACCCTGGGAGCGCAGGCGTTTGGTGATCGTCATGGCAGGAGAGCGCTGTCTAGGTGTGCTCCAACCGCCTGCCAAGGTACTTTGGCAGGCGGAGGGGGTCACGTTCGAGCACGAGCCTTAG